One stretch of Paramormyrops kingsleyae isolate MSU_618 chromosome 4, PKINGS_0.4, whole genome shotgun sequence DNA includes these proteins:
- the LOC111835151 gene encoding sorting nexin-16-like isoform X3, translated as MVLELYWKALLKSQMGSYLSWTQPKSRREKTVVDEAPEDRGQSDPPIPVQLAGEEDRPSSTQVPPTWRCRLPPRKTAELEEMATPLLPLPAPFGRALHGIGTGSSRTRRAASLDSMSGSSPRRVRPAEAASLPQRQSPSPRTRLRVRGSSVEFSSSPRAGWEERPFLPTVLGYEVMEERSKFTVYKILVQKSQQESWVVFRRYTDFARLNDKLKEMFPGFRLSLPPKRWFKDNYNSSFLEERQHGLQTFLQNLVAHKDVAGCLPVRDFLCLDDPPGPFDSLEESRAFCETLEDCNHRLQKELQEKQREINTLRKMLNEQQLHINTLERALRRESLTPGSSCQFSIQGSESSVDENADGDVECSATEADQEMDENGSCSVQTSRRSSCWCGPAISGSPPTMQLSTGQLEY; from the exons ATGGTTCTGGAGCTTTACTGGAAAGCCCTGTTGAAGTCTCAGATGGGCTCATACCTTAGCTGGACGCAGCCCAAAAGCAGGCGCGAGAAGACAGTTGTCGATGAAGCTCCAGAAGATCGCGGCCAGTCGGACCCGCCTATCCCAGTCCAG CTTGCCGGGGAGGAGGACCGGCCGTCATCCACACAAGTGCCGCCCACCTGGCGCTGCCGCCTGCCACCGAGGAAGACGGCAGAGCTGGAAGAGATGGCCACACCCCTTCTGCCGCTGCCCGCCCCCTTCGGCCGGGCCTTGCACGGGATTGGTACTGGCAGCTCCAGGACCCGCAGAGCCGCCTCCCTGGACAGCATGTCAGGCTCCTCCCCACGTCGGGTGCGGCCAGCGGAGGCTGCTTCCCTCCCCCAGAGGCAGAGCCCCTCGCCCCGCACCCGCCTCCGGGTTCGCGGCAGCTCCGTGGAGTTCTCCAGCAGCCCGCGGGCCGGCTGGGAGGAGAGGCCGTTCCTGCCCACTGTCCTGGGCTATGAGGTCATGGAGGAGCGGTCCAAGTTCACG GTCTACAAGATCCTGGTGCAGAAGTCACAGCAGGAGAGCTGGGTGGTCTTCAGGAGGTACACAGACTTTGCCAGGCTCAATGACAAG CTGAAGGAGATGTTCCCCGGCTTCCGTCTCTCCTTGCCGCCCAAGCGCTGGTTCAAGGACAACTACAACAGCAGCTTCCTGGAGGAGCGCCAGCATGGCCTCCAGACGTTCCTGCAGAACCTGGTGGCGCACAAGGACGTGGCCGGATG CTTGCCAGTTCGAGACTTCCTGTGTCTGGACGACCCCCCAGGTCCATTTGACAGCCTTGAGGAGAGCAGA GCCTTCTGTGAGACTCTGGAGGACTGTAACCACCGGCtgcagaaggagctgcaggagaagCAGCGAGAAATCAACACTCTGCGGAAGATGCTCAATGAGCAGCAGCTTCACATCAATACGCTGGAGCGAGCCCTCCG CAGAGAGTCCCTGACCCCCGGAAGCTCCTGCCAGTTCTCCATTCAGGGTAGCGAGAGCAGCGTGGATGAGAACGCAGACGGGGATGTGGAATGCTCTGCAACAGAGGCGGACCAGGAGATGGATGAAAATGGCAG CTGCAGTGTTCAGACCTCCAGGCGTTCATCCTGCTGGTGTGGGCCAGCCATCAGTGGCTCCCCGCCCACCATGCAGTTGTCTACCGGCCAGCTTGAGTACTGA
- the asip2b gene encoding agouti-signaling protein 2b, with product MLRIMLCAFFLLHPAVRPHNAGKTADADLLDAAAVQAGDSNLRRTKSRTLFSRRGFQERHRIQAVKPNLAPPPAPERCSRVTESCGPHLYCCDPCATCRCHFFNSICYCWRLSQHCIKKG from the exons ATGTTGCGGATCATGCTGTGCGCCTTTTTCCTTCTGCACCCCGCGGTTCGCCCGCACAACGCCGGTAAAACTGCCGACGCCGATTTGTTAGACGCTGCAGCAGTGCAGGCAG GAGATTCGAACTTGAGGAGAACGAAGTCGAGAACATTGTTTTCCAGGAGAGGATTTCAGGAAAGGCACAGGATTCAAGCTGTG AAGCCCaatctggccccgccccctgccccGGAGCGCTGCTCGCGTGTGACGGAGAGCTGTGGCCCCCACCTGTACTGCTGTGACCCCTGTGCCACATGCCGCTGTCACTTCTTCAACTCCATCTGCTACTGCTGGAGGCTGAGCCAGCACTGCATCAAGAAGGGATAG
- the LOC111835151 gene encoding sorting nexin-16-like isoform X4, translated as MATPLLPLPAPFGRALHGIGTGSSRTRRAASLDSMSGSSPRRVRPAEAASLPQRQSPSPRTRLRVRGSSVEFSSSPRAGWEERPFLPTVLGYEVMEERSKFTVYKILVQKSQQESWVVFRRYTDFARLNDKLKEMFPGFRLSLPPKRWFKDNYNSSFLEERQHGLQTFLQNLVAHKDVAGCLPVRDFLCLDDPPGPFDSLEESRAFCETLEDCNHRLQKELQEKQREINTLRKMLNEQQLHINTLERALRRESLTPGSSCQFSIQGSESSVDENADGDVECSATEADQEMDENAAVFRPPGVHPAGVGQPSVAPRPPCSCLPASLSTDPLPPDLTAFQSPPSRPWVSSILRAAMDKGPSLPVH; from the exons ATGGCCACACCCCTTCTGCCGCTGCCCGCCCCCTTCGGCCGGGCCTTGCACGGGATTGGTACTGGCAGCTCCAGGACCCGCAGAGCCGCCTCCCTGGACAGCATGTCAGGCTCCTCCCCACGTCGGGTGCGGCCAGCGGAGGCTGCTTCCCTCCCCCAGAGGCAGAGCCCCTCGCCCCGCACCCGCCTCCGGGTTCGCGGCAGCTCCGTGGAGTTCTCCAGCAGCCCGCGGGCCGGCTGGGAGGAGAGGCCGTTCCTGCCCACTGTCCTGGGCTATGAGGTCATGGAGGAGCGGTCCAAGTTCACG GTCTACAAGATCCTGGTGCAGAAGTCACAGCAGGAGAGCTGGGTGGTCTTCAGGAGGTACACAGACTTTGCCAGGCTCAATGACAAG CTGAAGGAGATGTTCCCCGGCTTCCGTCTCTCCTTGCCGCCCAAGCGCTGGTTCAAGGACAACTACAACAGCAGCTTCCTGGAGGAGCGCCAGCATGGCCTCCAGACGTTCCTGCAGAACCTGGTGGCGCACAAGGACGTGGCCGGATG CTTGCCAGTTCGAGACTTCCTGTGTCTGGACGACCCCCCAGGTCCATTTGACAGCCTTGAGGAGAGCAGA GCCTTCTGTGAGACTCTGGAGGACTGTAACCACCGGCtgcagaaggagctgcaggagaagCAGCGAGAAATCAACACTCTGCGGAAGATGCTCAATGAGCAGCAGCTTCACATCAATACGCTGGAGCGAGCCCTCCG CAGAGAGTCCCTGACCCCCGGAAGCTCCTGCCAGTTCTCCATTCAGGGTAGCGAGAGCAGCGTGGATGAGAACGCAGACGGGGATGTGGAATGCTCTGCAACAGAGGCGGACCAGGAGATGGATGAAAATG CTGCAGTGTTCAGACCTCCAGGCGTTCATCCTGCTGGTGTGGGCCAGCCATCAGTGGCTCCCCGCCCACCATGCAGTTGTCTACCGGCCAGCTTGAGTACTGACCCCCTCCCACCAGACCTCACTGCCTTCCAGTCCCCTCCTAGCAGACCTTGGGTGTCATCGATCCTGCGTGCAGCGATGGACAAAGGGCCCTCCCTCCCTGTTCATTAA
- the LOC111835151 gene encoding sorting nexin-16-like isoform X2 — translation MVLELYWKALLKSQMGSYLSWTQPKSRREKTVVDEAPEDRGQSDPPIPVQLAGEEDRPSSTQVPPTWRCRLPPRKTAELEEMATPLLPLPAPFGRALHGIGTGSSRTRRAASLDSMSGSSPRRVRPAEAASLPQRQSPSPRTRLRVRGSSVEFSSSPRAGWEERPFLPTVLGYEVMEERSKFTVYKILVQKSQQESWVVFRRYTDFARLNDKLKEMFPGFRLSLPPKRWFKDNYNSSFLEERQHGLQTFLQNLVAHKDVAGCLPVRDFLCLDDPPGPFDSLEESRAFCETLEDCNHRLQKELQEKQREINTLRKMLNEQQLHINTLERALRESLTPGSSCQFSIQGSESSVDENADGDVECSATEADQEMDENAAVFRPPGVHPAGVGQPSVAPRPPCSCLPASLSTDPLPPDLTAFQSPPSRPWVSSILRAAMDKGPSLPVH, via the exons ATGGTTCTGGAGCTTTACTGGAAAGCCCTGTTGAAGTCTCAGATGGGCTCATACCTTAGCTGGACGCAGCCCAAAAGCAGGCGCGAGAAGACAGTTGTCGATGAAGCTCCAGAAGATCGCGGCCAGTCGGACCCGCCTATCCCAGTCCAG CTTGCCGGGGAGGAGGACCGGCCGTCATCCACACAAGTGCCGCCCACCTGGCGCTGCCGCCTGCCACCGAGGAAGACGGCAGAGCTGGAAGAGATGGCCACACCCCTTCTGCCGCTGCCCGCCCCCTTCGGCCGGGCCTTGCACGGGATTGGTACTGGCAGCTCCAGGACCCGCAGAGCCGCCTCCCTGGACAGCATGTCAGGCTCCTCCCCACGTCGGGTGCGGCCAGCGGAGGCTGCTTCCCTCCCCCAGAGGCAGAGCCCCTCGCCCCGCACCCGCCTCCGGGTTCGCGGCAGCTCCGTGGAGTTCTCCAGCAGCCCGCGGGCCGGCTGGGAGGAGAGGCCGTTCCTGCCCACTGTCCTGGGCTATGAGGTCATGGAGGAGCGGTCCAAGTTCACG GTCTACAAGATCCTGGTGCAGAAGTCACAGCAGGAGAGCTGGGTGGTCTTCAGGAGGTACACAGACTTTGCCAGGCTCAATGACAAG CTGAAGGAGATGTTCCCCGGCTTCCGTCTCTCCTTGCCGCCCAAGCGCTGGTTCAAGGACAACTACAACAGCAGCTTCCTGGAGGAGCGCCAGCATGGCCTCCAGACGTTCCTGCAGAACCTGGTGGCGCACAAGGACGTGGCCGGATG CTTGCCAGTTCGAGACTTCCTGTGTCTGGACGACCCCCCAGGTCCATTTGACAGCCTTGAGGAGAGCAGA GCCTTCTGTGAGACTCTGGAGGACTGTAACCACCGGCtgcagaaggagctgcaggagaagCAGCGAGAAATCAACACTCTGCGGAAGATGCTCAATGAGCAGCAGCTTCACATCAATACGCTGGAGCGAGCCCTCCG AGAGTCCCTGACCCCCGGAAGCTCCTGCCAGTTCTCCATTCAGGGTAGCGAGAGCAGCGTGGATGAGAACGCAGACGGGGATGTGGAATGCTCTGCAACAGAGGCGGACCAGGAGATGGATGAAAATG CTGCAGTGTTCAGACCTCCAGGCGTTCATCCTGCTGGTGTGGGCCAGCCATCAGTGGCTCCCCGCCCACCATGCAGTTGTCTACCGGCCAGCTTGAGTACTGACCCCCTCCCACCAGACCTCACTGCCTTCCAGTCCCCTCCTAGCAGACCTTGGGTGTCATCGATCCTGCGTGCAGCGATGGACAAAGGGCCCTCCCTCCCTGTTCATTAA
- the LOC111835151 gene encoding sorting nexin-16-like isoform X1, producing the protein MVLELYWKALLKSQMGSYLSWTQPKSRREKTVVDEAPEDRGQSDPPIPVQLAGEEDRPSSTQVPPTWRCRLPPRKTAELEEMATPLLPLPAPFGRALHGIGTGSSRTRRAASLDSMSGSSPRRVRPAEAASLPQRQSPSPRTRLRVRGSSVEFSSSPRAGWEERPFLPTVLGYEVMEERSKFTVYKILVQKSQQESWVVFRRYTDFARLNDKLKEMFPGFRLSLPPKRWFKDNYNSSFLEERQHGLQTFLQNLVAHKDVAGCLPVRDFLCLDDPPGPFDSLEESRAFCETLEDCNHRLQKELQEKQREINTLRKMLNEQQLHINTLERALRRESLTPGSSCQFSIQGSESSVDENADGDVECSATEADQEMDENAAVFRPPGVHPAGVGQPSVAPRPPCSCLPASLSTDPLPPDLTAFQSPPSRPWVSSILRAAMDKGPSLPVH; encoded by the exons ATGGTTCTGGAGCTTTACTGGAAAGCCCTGTTGAAGTCTCAGATGGGCTCATACCTTAGCTGGACGCAGCCCAAAAGCAGGCGCGAGAAGACAGTTGTCGATGAAGCTCCAGAAGATCGCGGCCAGTCGGACCCGCCTATCCCAGTCCAG CTTGCCGGGGAGGAGGACCGGCCGTCATCCACACAAGTGCCGCCCACCTGGCGCTGCCGCCTGCCACCGAGGAAGACGGCAGAGCTGGAAGAGATGGCCACACCCCTTCTGCCGCTGCCCGCCCCCTTCGGCCGGGCCTTGCACGGGATTGGTACTGGCAGCTCCAGGACCCGCAGAGCCGCCTCCCTGGACAGCATGTCAGGCTCCTCCCCACGTCGGGTGCGGCCAGCGGAGGCTGCTTCCCTCCCCCAGAGGCAGAGCCCCTCGCCCCGCACCCGCCTCCGGGTTCGCGGCAGCTCCGTGGAGTTCTCCAGCAGCCCGCGGGCCGGCTGGGAGGAGAGGCCGTTCCTGCCCACTGTCCTGGGCTATGAGGTCATGGAGGAGCGGTCCAAGTTCACG GTCTACAAGATCCTGGTGCAGAAGTCACAGCAGGAGAGCTGGGTGGTCTTCAGGAGGTACACAGACTTTGCCAGGCTCAATGACAAG CTGAAGGAGATGTTCCCCGGCTTCCGTCTCTCCTTGCCGCCCAAGCGCTGGTTCAAGGACAACTACAACAGCAGCTTCCTGGAGGAGCGCCAGCATGGCCTCCAGACGTTCCTGCAGAACCTGGTGGCGCACAAGGACGTGGCCGGATG CTTGCCAGTTCGAGACTTCCTGTGTCTGGACGACCCCCCAGGTCCATTTGACAGCCTTGAGGAGAGCAGA GCCTTCTGTGAGACTCTGGAGGACTGTAACCACCGGCtgcagaaggagctgcaggagaagCAGCGAGAAATCAACACTCTGCGGAAGATGCTCAATGAGCAGCAGCTTCACATCAATACGCTGGAGCGAGCCCTCCG CAGAGAGTCCCTGACCCCCGGAAGCTCCTGCCAGTTCTCCATTCAGGGTAGCGAGAGCAGCGTGGATGAGAACGCAGACGGGGATGTGGAATGCTCTGCAACAGAGGCGGACCAGGAGATGGATGAAAATG CTGCAGTGTTCAGACCTCCAGGCGTTCATCCTGCTGGTGTGGGCCAGCCATCAGTGGCTCCCCGCCCACCATGCAGTTGTCTACCGGCCAGCTTGAGTACTGACCCCCTCCCACCAGACCTCACTGCCTTCCAGTCCCCTCCTAGCAGACCTTGGGTGTCATCGATCCTGCGTGCAGCGATGGACAAAGGGCCCTCCCTCCCTGTTCATTAA